One genomic window of Nerophis lumbriciformis linkage group LG31, RoL_Nlum_v2.1, whole genome shotgun sequence includes the following:
- the med4 gene encoding mediator of RNA polymerase II transcription subunit 4 isoform X1 gives MAATATEKATKERLLCVLDDLEVLSRELIEMLALSRSQKLPQPGEDIQILDLLVQRDREFQELMEVAQQQGKVHQEMQLLEKEVEKRDSDIQQLQKQLKEAEHILATAVYQAKEKLKSIERAKKGSISSEEIIKYAHRISASNAVCAPLNWLPGDPRRPYPTDLEMRSGMLGHMTNLPTNGVNGHLPGDALAAGRLPDVLTPHYPWQSSDLPVGMLPPHHGNDMLPPHHGNDMLPPHHGNDFGLEPPGHNKENEDDVEAMSTDSSSSSSDSD, from the exons ATGGCGGCCACAGCGACGGAGAAAGCAACAAAAGAGCGTCTATTGTGTGTTTTAGACGATTTGGAGGTTTTATCACG GGAGCTCATTGAAATGTTGGCTTTGTCCCGAAGTCAGAAACTTCCCCAACCTGGAGAGGACATTCAG ATCCTGGACCTGCTGGTGCAGCGGGACCGGGAGTTCCAGGAGCTGATGGAGGTGGCCCAGCAGCAGGGTAAGGTGCACCAGGAGATGCAGCTCCTGGAGAAGGAGGTGGAGAAGCGGGACAGTGACATCCAGCAGCTCCAGAAGCAGCTGAAGGAGGCTGAACACATTCTG GCGACAGCAGTTTACCAGGCCAAAGAGAAGCTCAAGTCCATTGAGAGGGCCAAGAAAG GAAGCATCTCCTCGGAGGAAATCATCAAGTACGCTCACAGGATCAGCGCCAGCAACGCTGTGTGCGCCCCCCTCAACTGGCTCCCAG GTGACCCGAGGCGACCGTACCCCACTGACCTGGAGATGCGCAGTGGGATGTTGGGTCACATGACCAACCTGCCCACCAATGGGGTGAATGGCCACCTGCCAGGTGATGCTCTGGCTGCAGGGAGGTTGCCAG ACGTGCTGACCCCCCACTACCCTTGGCAGTCATCAGACCTTCCTGTGGGCATGCTGCCTCCTCACCATGGCAACGACATGCTGCCTCCTCACCATGGCAACGACATGCTGCCTCCTCACCATGGCAACGACTTTGGTCTGGAGCCTCCGGGACACAACAAGGAGAACGAGGACGACGTGGAGGCCATGTCCACTGACTCTTCTAGTAGTAGTAGTGACTCtgactga
- the med4 gene encoding mediator of RNA polymerase II transcription subunit 4 isoform X2: MLALSRSQKLPQPGEDIQILDLLVQRDREFQELMEVAQQQGKVHQEMQLLEKEVEKRDSDIQQLQKQLKEAEHILATAVYQAKEKLKSIERAKKGSISSEEIIKYAHRISASNAVCAPLNWLPGDPRRPYPTDLEMRSGMLGHMTNLPTNGVNGHLPGDALAAGRLPDVLTPHYPWQSSDLPVGMLPPHHGNDMLPPHHGNDMLPPHHGNDFGLEPPGHNKENEDDVEAMSTDSSSSSSDSD, from the exons ATGTTGGCTTTGTCCCGAAGTCAGAAACTTCCCCAACCTGGAGAGGACATTCAG ATCCTGGACCTGCTGGTGCAGCGGGACCGGGAGTTCCAGGAGCTGATGGAGGTGGCCCAGCAGCAGGGTAAGGTGCACCAGGAGATGCAGCTCCTGGAGAAGGAGGTGGAGAAGCGGGACAGTGACATCCAGCAGCTCCAGAAGCAGCTGAAGGAGGCTGAACACATTCTG GCGACAGCAGTTTACCAGGCCAAAGAGAAGCTCAAGTCCATTGAGAGGGCCAAGAAAG GAAGCATCTCCTCGGAGGAAATCATCAAGTACGCTCACAGGATCAGCGCCAGCAACGCTGTGTGCGCCCCCCTCAACTGGCTCCCAG GTGACCCGAGGCGACCGTACCCCACTGACCTGGAGATGCGCAGTGGGATGTTGGGTCACATGACCAACCTGCCCACCAATGGGGTGAATGGCCACCTGCCAGGTGATGCTCTGGCTGCAGGGAGGTTGCCAG ACGTGCTGACCCCCCACTACCCTTGGCAGTCATCAGACCTTCCTGTGGGCATGCTGCCTCCTCACCATGGCAACGACATGCTGCCTCCTCACCATGGCAACGACATGCTGCCTCCTCACCATGGCAACGACTTTGGTCTGGAGCCTCCGGGACACAACAAGGAGAACGAGGACGACGTGGAGGCCATGTCCACTGACTCTTCTAGTAGTAGTAGTGACTCtgactga